Proteins from one Coturnix japonica isolate 7356 chromosome 5, Coturnix japonica 2.1, whole genome shotgun sequence genomic window:
- the LOC107315323 gene encoding SERTA domain-containing protein 2-like — MLGRGLKRKLSDYEENMAGLSSAFDSSRNLPYPVKRQLVLNMCLTKLQTYKMLVEPNLHRSVLIANTVRQIQEEMRQESNQQAVTVCAGITPSSPNYTGLESSGISLQLPSGISQQESNCCDLRSAEDPIENSLLIVSDDDMSSAISSILKDLDFVEDISPPTCLVPTGDDQPKFPENPSLKLEDDXXXXECVFGSFEISNSTSYLKDLAIDDIFEDIDTSMYDSDFCCPPLMSPRPTPLATEEPLKTFPTCNSSSANNIQICRTDLSELDHIMEILVGS, encoded by the coding sequence ATGTTGGGGAGAGGCCTAAAACGCAAACTGAGTGACTATGAGGAGAACATGGCTGGTCTCTCTAGTGCCTTCGATTCCAGTCGAAATCTGCCATATCCGGTTAAGAGGCAACTGGTGCTTAACATGTGCCTCACCAAGCTACAGACTTACAAAATGCTGGTGGAACCGAACTTGCACCGCTCTGTCCTCATAGCCAACACAGTGCGGCAGATTCAAGAGGAAATGAGACAGGAGAGTAATCAGCAGGCAGTTACCGTCTGCGCTGGCATTACTCCTAGTTCTCCCAATTACACAGGGTTGGAGTCATCTGGGATTTCCCTACAGCTGCCTTCAGGTATTAGTCAGCAAGAGTCTAACTGTTGTGACTTGAGGTCTGCAGAGGACCCGATTGAAAATAGCCTGCTGATAGTTTCAGATGATGATATGTCGTCTGCTATTTCATCTATTCTGAAGGATTTGGACTTTGTAGAAGATATAAGCCCACCTACTTGTCTGGTTCCAACTGGAGACGACCAGCCCAAGTTTCCAGAAAATCCCAGTCTAAAACTAGAAGACGACAGNNNNNNNNNNGAATGCGTGTTTGGTTCCTTTGAGATTTCCAATTCAACCAGCTACTTGAAGGATCTGGCAATAGATGACATTTTTGAAGATATCGATACTTCGATGTACGATTCAGACTTCTGTTGCCCCCCGCTGATGTCGCCCAGACCAACACCTCTTGCTACAGAAGAACCATTGAAGACCTTTCCAACTTGTAATTCTTCTTCGGCAAACAACATTCAAATATGTAGAACAGATCTGAGTGAGTTGGACCACATCATGGAGATTCTGGTTGGATCCTGA